In a genomic window of Nyctibius grandis isolate bNycGra1 chromosome 4, bNycGra1.pri, whole genome shotgun sequence:
- the MMS19 gene encoding MMS19 nucleotide excision repair protein homolog — protein sequence MAAAGAGEGAAVLAASVQDFVAGQQDGRAAEVAAGVKDGRWTVLQLVEALGSSLENTDPWTRGRGIQLLSRVLLQCYSLLQEKEVLHLVLFYENRLQDHHLVIPSVLQGLRALSMCEVLSPGLAVSVLKAIFQEVHVQSLLQLDRYTVYSIITNFMGTREEELKGLGADFTFGFIQVMDGEKDPRNLLVAFQIVRDLIAKNYSLGPFVEELFEVTSCYFPIDFTPPPNDPHGIQREDLILSLRAVLASTPQFAEFLLPLLIEKMDSDLQSAKLDSLQTLTACCAIYGQKELQEFLPSLWSSLRRDVFQTASEKVEAECLATLHALSACLSRSVLSSDTEDLLDSFLSSILQDCRHHLCEPDMKLVWPSAKLLQAAAGASLRAYHHVTRSVLPLLLEQYTKHPQSSQRRTILEMLLGFLELQQKWGHVEEDESTLLSLRAPVCSVVFSALTDSSVQLQLVGIRVLTVLGSLQGFLSPSDLELVVDHLMRLALREEDSQSSEAAMEAAGSLAPIYPKVFSGHMVPRLEEELQSEREEESSRDHHLLRQRCLQALAAMSTHTSIVRETIPVLLQHLRKVQKGSEAGNAQDMVSVCQSLHRVALQCQQDTEGCWYYHQAVVPCLLAMAVQAATQESTHPLRGKALLEEEVLAAMVPVISAATTHLSPELAAQSVSHVVPLFLDGEVSFLPQNSFPCSFQPFEDGECLEAQRRLVVLLMAFVCSLPRNVAIPQQERLLRELLALSCSCNCPFTATTAAKCFAGLVNKHPAGQQLDEILQLAVNRMEPGLAQGPRRTQALTLLLWVTKALVLRYHPLSSRLTDKLLGLLSDTELGPAAADGFSLLMAESPDVLHKGCHADARIMFRQRFFTDNIPKLVQGFHGAGPDVKANYLKGLSHVLNHLPKPVLVTELPTLLSLLLEALSCSDRVVQLSTLSCLQPLLLEAPQIMSLHVDTLVTKFLSLTSSPAMAVRIAALRCAHALTSLPTIVLLPYKARVIRALAKPLDDKKRLVRKEAVAARGEWFLLGSPGR from the exons AtggcggcggccggggctggggagggggctgcggtgCTCGCCGCCTCCGTCCAGGACTTTGTGGCCGGGCAACAGGACGGCCGTGCTGCGGAGGTGGCGGCAG GGGTGAAAGATGGAAGGTGGACTGTGCTGCAGCTTGTGGAAGCCCTGGG GTCTAGCCTGGAGAACACAGATCCTTGGACACGAGGGCGAGGCATCCAGCTGCTGTCACGAGTCCTGCTCCAGTGTTACTCCCTGCTCCAGGAGAAGGAAG TGTTGCACCTGGTCCTGTTCTATGAGAACCGTCTGCAAGATCATCACCTTGTGATTCCCTCAGTGCTCCAGGGACTCCGAGCGCTG AGCATGTGTGAGGTGCTGTCCCCAGGGCTAGCGGTGTCTGTGCTCAAAGCCATCTTCCAGGAGGTACATGTGCAG tccctcctgcagctggaCCGCTACACAGTCTACAGCATCATCACCAACTTCATGGGCACCAGGGAGGAAG agctgaaggGCCTGGGTGCCGACTTCACCTTCGGCTTCATCCAGGTGATGGATGGGGAGAAGGATCCCCGCAATCTGCTGGTGGCCTTCCAGATCGTGCGTGATCTTATTGCCAAGAACTACTCCCTGG gtCCCTTTGTGGAGGAGCTGTTTGAAGTTACTTCCTGCTACTTCCCCATTGATTTTACTCCA CCCCCCAATGACCCTCATGGCATCCAGAGAGAAGACCTGATCCTGAGCCTCCGGGCTGTGCTGGCCTCCACGCCCCAATTTGCTGAG ttcctgctccctctgcttATTGAGAAGATGGACTCAGACCTGCAAAGTGCCAAGCTTGACTCCCTGCAGACCCTG ACCGCCTGCTGTGCCATCTACGGGCAGAAGGAGCTGCAGGAATTCCTCCCCAGCCTCTGGTCATCCCTGCGCAGGGAC GTGTTCCAGACAGCGAGCGAGAAGGTCGAGGCGGAGTGCCTGGCCACGCTGCACGccctctctgcctgcctctccCGCTCTGTGCTCAGCTCTGACACTGAGGATCTGCTGGATTCCTTCCTCAGCAGCATCCTGCAAG ATTGCAGGCATCATCTGTGCGAGCCCGACATGAAGCTGGTGTGGCCAAGTGCCAAactcctgcaggcagcagcgggTGCCTCCCTCCGTGCCTACCACCACGTCACCCGCAGTGTCCTGccgctgctgctggagcagtaCACCAAGCACCCACAG agcagccagaGGAGGACAATCCTGGAAATGCTGCTGGGCTTCCTGGAGTTGCAGCAGAAGTGGGGACATGTGGAAGAAG ATGAGAGCACTCTGCTGTCACTCCGAGCCCCAGTTTGCTCTGTGGTGTTCTCAGCGCTGACGGATTCCAgtgtgcagctgcagctggtcGGGATCAGGGTACTGACTGTCCTGGGCTCCCTGCAAG GCTTCCTGTCTCCCTCCGACCTGGAGCTGGTTGTGGATCACCTCATGCGTCTTGCTCTGCGTGAGGAGGATTCCCAGAGCAG CGAAGCAGCGATGGAGGCAGCTGGATCTCTGGCCCCCATCTACCCAAAGGTTTTCTCTGGCCACATGGTGCCCAGGCTTGAAGAGGAGCTGCAGTCAG AGCGAGAGGAGGAGAGCTCCCGTGACCACCACTTGCTGCGGCAGCGCTGTCTGCAGGCCCTGGCAGCCATGTCTACCCACACCAGCATCGTGAGGGAGACCatccctgtcctgctgcagcatcTCCGGAAGGTGCAGAAAG GGAGCGAGGCCGGGAATGCCCAAGACATGGTCTCTGTGTGCCAGAGCCTGCACCGCGtggccctgcagtgccagcaggACACGGAGGGCTGCTGGTACTACCACCAGGCAGTGGTGCCCTGCCTGCTGGCCATGGCCGTGCAGGCTGCCACACAAG AGAGCACCCACCCGCTGCGGGGCAAGGCgctgctggaggaagaggtGCTGGCTGCCATGGTCCCGGTCATCAGCGCTGCCACCACTCACCTGAGCCCTGA GCTGGCTGCCCAGAGCGTGTCTCACGTGGTGCCCCTCTTCCTGGATGGAGAGGTCTCCTTCCTGCCCCAGAACAGTTTCCcctgctccttccagccctttgaG GATGGGGAATGCTTGGAGGCACAGAGACGCCTGGTAGTTCTGCTCATGGCCTTCGTCTGCTCCTTGCCCCGCAAT GTGGCCATTCCTCAGCAGGAACGGCTGCTCCGGGAGCTGCTGGCGCTGAGCTGCTCCTGCAACTGCCCCTTCACGGCCACCACAGCTGCCAAGTGCTTCGCGGGGCTGGTGAACAAGCACCCAGCGG ggcagcagctggaTGAGATCCTGCAGCTTGCAGTGAACAGGATGGAGCCCGGCCTTGCGCAGGGGCCGCGCCGAACGCAGGCGCTCACCCTGCTGCTCTGG gTGACCAAAGCCCTGGTGCTGCGCTACCACCCCCTGAGCTCCCGCCTGACGGACAAG CTGCTGGGCCTGCTGAGCGACACGGAGCTGGGCCCCGCCGCAGCCGACGGTTTCTCCCTGCTCATGGCCGAGTCCCCAGACGTGCTGCACAAGGGCTGCCACGCCGACGCACGCATCATGTTCCGACAGCGCTTCTTCACCGACAACATCCCCAAGCTGGTGCAGGGCTTCCACGGGGCTGGCCCCG ACGTGAAGGCCAATTACCTGAAGGGCCTGTCCCACGTCCTCAACCACCTCCCCAAGCCTGTGCTGGTGACAGAGCTGCCCACG CTGCTTTCCCTCCTGCTTGAGGCCTTGTCCTGCTCGGACCGTGTGGTGCAGCTCTCCACACTGAGCTGCCTCCAGCCGCTGCTGCTCGAAGCTCCCCAGATCATGAGCCTGCATGTCGACACGCTGGTCACCAAGTtcctcagcctcacctccagccctgccatg GCTGTCCGCATTGCCGCCCTGCGCTGTGCCCATGCGCTTACCAGCCTGCCCACAATAGTG CTGCTCCCATACAAGGCCCGAGTTATACGGGCACTGGCCAAGCCTTTGGACGACAAGAAGAGGCTGGTGCGGAAGGAGGCGGTGGCAGCACGGGGGGAATG GTTCCTGCTGGGGAGCCCAGGCAGGTGA
- the UBTD1 gene encoding ubiquitin domain-containing protein 1, which produces MGGCVGRQRRERPAAGNPRKRAGRNEPLKKERPKWKSDYPMTDGQLRSKRDEFWDTAPAFEGRKEIWDALKAAAYAVEANDHSLAQAILDGASITLPHGSLTECYDELGNRYQLPVYCLAPPVNLILERSEEEAAEPAEPLPNARREFALKVRLSTGKDLRLSASMGDTIGQLKKQLQAQEGIDLAWQRWFFSGKLLTDRTRLQETKIQKDFVVQVIINQPVSPRN; this is translated from the exons ATGGGCGGCTGCGTGGGGCGGCAGCGCCGGGAGCGGCCCGCCGCCGGGAACCCCCGCAAGCGAGcag gccgcAATGAGCCCCTGAAGAAGGAGCGTCCCAAGTGGAAGAGTGACTACCCCATGACGGACGGGCAGCTGCGCAGCAAGCGGGACGAGTTTTGGGACACGGCACCTGCCTTCGAGGGCCGCAAGGAGATCTGGGATGCTCTGAAGGCAGCTGCCTACGCCGTGGAGGCCAACGACCACAGCCTGGCCCAGGCCATCCTCGATGGAGCCAGCATCACCCTGCCGCACG ggtCCCTGACGGAGTGCTACGATGAGCTGGGCAACCGGTACCAGCTGCCTGTCTACTGTCTGGCACCTCCCGTCAACCTGATCCTGGAGCGGAgtgaggaggaggcagcggAGCCAGCCGAGCCCCTGCCCAACGCCCGGCGGGAGTTTGCCCTCAAGGTGCGGCTCTCCACTGGCAAGGACCTGCGGCTCAGCGCCAGCATGGGTGACACCATTGGGCAGCTGAAGAAACAGCTGCAGGCGCAGGAGGGCATCGATCTGGCTTGGCAGCGCTGGTTCTTCTCGGGCAAGCTGCTCACCGACCGCACACGGCTGCAGGAGACCAAGATCCAGAAGGATTTTGTTGTTCAAGTGATCATCAACCAGCCCGTGTCACCCAGGAACTGA
- the ANKRD2 gene encoding ankyrin repeat domain-containing protein 2, which produces MELEVQRAKELIEQKLAEEEEEEKRFKGDGVREPPAVERMSTPELEEEKHRGPRNRGLEAVKGQERVRKTSVDLRREIIDVGSIQHLIELRKQRRQRREERAATPEPPPPPEPLEIEGPVEPETFLRAAVQGKMNVIEKFLADGGPPDTCDEFHRTALHRSSLEGHMDILQKLLDSGATVDFRDRLDCTAVHWACRGGHLDAVKLLQDHGADLNLKDKLLSTPLHVAARTGHPDIVEHLIHCGVDINSPDREGDTALHDATRLSRYKIIKMLILHGADMMAKNQAGKTPTDLVQQWQVDTRQALETKEQVQAETEVPCDSAGQGPGTGLDSKKQDLAEPRPCQ; this is translated from the exons ATGGAGCTGGAGGTGCAAAGGGCCAAGGAGCTCATTGAGCAGAagctggcagaggaggaggaggaggagaag CGATTCAAAGGGGACGGCGTGCGGGAGCCGCCGGCCGTGGAGCGGATGAGCACGCccgagctggaggaggagaaacacCGTGGCCCCAGGAACCGGGGCCTCGAGGCCGTCAAG ggcCAGGAGCGGGTGCGGAAGACCTCAGTGGACCTGCGACGGGAGATCATCGACGTGGGGAGCATCCAGCACCTCATCGAGCTCCGCAAGCAGCGCCGGCAGCGCCGGGAGGAGCGGGCGGCcacccccgagccccccccgcctccagAGCCCCTGGAGATC GAGGGTCCCGTGGAGCCGGAGACCTTCCTGCGAGCCGCTGTCCAGGGCAAGATGAATGTCATCGAGAAGTTTTTGGCAGATGGCGGCCCCCCCGACACATGTGATGAG TTCCACCGCACAGCCCTGCACCGCTCCTCGCTGGAGGGACACATGGACATCCTGCAGAAGCTGCTGGACAGCGGGGCCACCGTTGACTTCAGGGACCGG CTGGACTGCACTGCCGTGCACTGGGCCTGCCGGGGTGGGCACCTGGATGCCGTCAAGCTGCTGCAGGACCACGGGGCAGACCTCAACCTGAAGGACAAG CTGCTCAGCACTCCCCTCCATGTGGCCGCCAGGACCGGGCACCCTGACATCGTGGAGCACCTCATCCACTGCGGGGTGGACATCAACTCCCCGGACAGG GAAGGTGACACGGCACTGCATGATGCCACACGGCTCAGCCGCTACAAGATCATCAAAATGCTGATCCTGCACGGGGCCGACATGATGGCCAAGAACCAG GCTGGCAAGACCCCAACAGACCTGGTGCAGCAGTGGCAGGTGGACACGCGCCAGGCGCTGGAGACCAAGGAGCAGGTGCAGGCGGAGACGGAGGTCCCGTGTGACAGTGCTGGGCAGGGACCCGGGACCGGGCTTGACTCCAAGAAGCAGGATCTGGCCGAGCCTCGTCCATGTCAATAA